The Thermotoga neapolitana DSM 4359 sequence ATGGGAGGAACGAGCGCTGGTTTGAAGCGGAAGGTGAAGAACGGTACAATTATCTGTACAGCCGTGAAGAGTTGAGTTCTTTCTTGAACGATGTACTGAGTGTATCTCAGAAGGTGAAGGAAACGTATGTTTTTTTCAACAACTGCTATAGGGGGCAGGCGGCGATGAACGCGCTTGAGTTCAAAAAGATGCTGGAGGAGAGAGTGTGAGTGCTCTGGATGATATACTGAACGTCCTTGAGGAATCTCAGGAAGACATCTTCGATCTCATGGAAAAACACATTCACTATCTCAGAAAGAAATACTCAGATGAGGAAATTCACGAGGCGCTTCAGATGATACTGTTTGCCATGGAGATCTCACAAAAGCCGATTGTTCATCACGTTTTCGAGACTTTCCCCAGGGAAAAGAGGGTGTTCGTGGAGGACGAGATAACAAAAGAAGAGATCGAAGGATTCTTGAAGGGAGAACTGAACGAACTGGATATTGAAAAGAAAAACTGGTTTTGAGAGGTGAAACCATGAAGGCGCTCATCCTGGCTGCCGGAAAGGGAACAAGGATGAAGTCCAGAATACCGAAAGTTCTACACAGACTCTCCGGCAAATCCATGATAGAATGGGTGGTCGATACGGCGGGGAAGGTGGCCCAGGAAGTTGGTGTTGTTCTCGGTTTTGAAGCAGAAAAGGTCAGAAAACACCTTCCAGAATGGGTTAGGATTTTCATCCAGGAAGAGCAACTGGGAACAGCACACGCTGTGATGTGTGCAAGAAGTTTTTTAGAACCAGACGATGATGTTATCATCCTATACGGGGATGTCCCACTGATAAGTGAAAACACCCTCAAGAGGATGATCGAAGAACACAGAAAAGGAGCGGATGTCACGATCCTTGTGGCAGACGTGGAGGATCCTTCTGGATACGGTCGGGTTGTGGGGGACGGGGGAAGATACAGGATAATAGAGGAAGTGGATCTTCCGGAGAATCTGAAAGGAATCAAAACGATCAACACGGGTTTTTACGTCTTTTCTGGTGAGTTTCTCTTGGAAGTGCTTCCAAAGATCAAGAACGACAATGCGAAAGGAGAGTACTACCTCACAGATGCGGTGAACCTCGCTGAGAATGTTCGGGTTGTCAGAACAGCAGATCCTCTGGAGATCACAGGAGTGAACACAAGGAAAACCCTGGTCTGGCTTGAAGATCAGCTGAGAAGAAGAAAAATAGAAGAACTTCTCGAAAACGGTGTTACGATACTGGATCCGAACACCACATACATACATTATTCGGTGGAGATTGGGATGGACACGATTGTATATCCCATGACCTTCATAGAAGGGAAAACGAGAATAGGTGAAGGCTGCGAAATAGGCCCCTTGAGCCGCATCGTGGACTGCGAAGTGGGGAACAACGTAAAAATAATGCGCTCAGAGTGCTTCAAAAGCGTGATAGAGGACGATGTTTCCGTTGGACCTTTCGCAAGGCTGAGAGAGGGAACCGTTTTGAAGAAATCGTCAAAAATCGGAAATTTTGTTGAAATCAAAAAAAGTACAATTGGAGAGGGAACGAAGGCCCAGCATCTCAGTTACATAGGGGATGCTTATGTTGGAATGAACGTGAACATAGGAGCCGGCACCATCACGTGCAACTACGATGGAAAGAGGAAAAACCCCACTTTCATCGAAGACGAAACCTTCATAGGAAGCAACACATCACTGGTGGCACCTGTTCGTATAGGAAAGGGAGCCCTCATAGGAGCCGGATCTGTGATCACAGAAGACGTTCCTCCATACTCTCTGGGTCTGGGAAGAGCCCGCCAGATCGTGAAAGAAGGGTGGGTACTGAAGAGAAAGGAGGAATGATATGTCTTTTTCAAACGAGATGAAGGTTTTTGCTGGAAATTCTAACAAGCCTCTTGCAGAGAAGATAGCAAGGTACCTGAATCTTCAGCTCGGTGACTGCGAGGTTGGCAGGTTCGCTGATGGGGAGATAAACGTCCGAATAAACGAGACAGTGAGAGGCCATGACATATTCCTCATTCAATCCACATCTCCCCCGGTCAACGAAAACTTGATGGAACTTCTCATCATGATCGATGCGTTCAAGAGGGCTTCAGCCAACACGATAGCCGTCGTTATTCCTTACTATGGATACGCAAGGCAAGACAGAAAAGCAAAGGGAAGAGACCCGATAAGTGCCAAACTGGTGGCAAATTTGATCACGGTGGCTGGAGCAACGCGAGTTCTCACGGTCGATCTTCACGCAGAACAGATTCAGGGATTCTTCGACATACCGGTTGACAATCTGTGGAGTTATCCTGTGTTTGCAGAAGAACTGCAAAAAAGAGAGGAGATAGTCCCCGAAGAGACGGTGGTTGTGTCTCCAGATGTGGGTGGAGTGAGAAGGGCAAGAAGAATGGCAGAACGACTGAAAACATCCCTTGCCATACTTGACAAAAGAAGACCGAGTGACAACGTGGCGGAGGTTGTAAACATAATAGGAGAAGTGAAGGACAAGGTAGTTATCCTTTTTGATGATATAATAGATACTGCCCATTCGATAGTGAAGGGTGCTGAGGCTTTGAAGAAAGCCGGTGCGAAAAAGATCATCGCCTGTGCAACACACGGGGTGTTCTCGGAGAACGCCCTCGAGAGAATAGAGAATTCCCCGATAGACACCGTCTACATAACGGATACCATTTACCATGAAAGGCTGCCTGAAAAGGTTAAGGTTATCTCAGTGGCAAACCTGATAGGAGAAGCTATCATGAGGATCAGAAAGCATCTGTCGGTGAGCATACTCTTCAGATGAAGACCTACAGGAGGGAGAAAAGATGGTAAGTCTAGAGGTCAGATTGAGAACACCGAAGGGCAAAAGAGAAGCAAAGCGCCTCAGAAGAAGAGGAGAAGTACCAGCCGTTGTGTACGGACCCGCAACGGATCCTATTCCCGTGAAGATAAAAAGATCGCTGCTTGAAAAGGTCTTCCACACGATAACCGAAACCACTCCCATTCGTCTGGTTATCAAGGATGATGAGGAAAGGACCGTGTCTGAGAAGACCGTGTTCTTGAAGATGATCCAGAGAGACAAGGTCTCCGAAGCGATCGTCCACGTGGATTTTTATGAACCCGTCAAGGGTCACAGGATGAGGATCAACGTTCCTCTCAAAGTGGTAGGAAAACCCGTCGGTGTGGAAAAAGGTGGCTTCCTTGAAGTCTACCATGAAGAGATCCCCGTTGAAACAGACCCCGACAGGGTACCACAGGAGATAGAAGTGGATGTTTCTTCACTGGATCTTGGAGATGTGATCCACGCAAGGGATCTGAAGCTCCCAGAGGGTGTGAAATGTCTTCTGGAAGATGAAGAAGCAGTGGTATCCATCCTTGTTCCTAAAGAAGTATCCATCGAGGAAGAAGAAGTAGAAGAAGAAGTAGCAGAACCGGAAGTAATAAAGAGGAAGGAAGAAGAGGAAGAAGAGTAAATGGTCGTTGTGGGGCTGGGAAACCCAGGCCCACGTTATGCCTTCACGAGGCATAACGTGGGTTTCCTTTTTCTGGATTACTTGAAAAGCAAAGGCTGGAAGTCGGAAAAATTTTTCGAGTGGAACAAGACAGAACTGGATGGCCACGAAATTGTACTTGTGAAACCGCTGACTTACATGAATCTCAGCGGTGTTGCTATGCCTTATATAATGCGTTTCTTTCGAGTGAACGTGGATGATATAATAGTAGTGTACGACGATGTGAGTCTGAAGCTTGGAAAGATCAGGATCAGAAAGAAAGGTTCAGATGGTGGACACAACGGAATGAAGTCGATAATTCAGGCACTCGGAACACAGGAGATAAAGCGCATAAGAATCGGAATAGGAGAGAAACCAGAGGGAATGAATTTGGTGGACTTCGTTCTGGGAGAATTTTCAGAAGAGGAATTCAAAGTACTTCAGAAAGTCTTTGAGCTTTCCAGAAATGCACTGGTGACAATTCTTAACGAAGGAATAGACAAGGCAATGTCCGTTTACAACTCTTTAGAGGTGAGAGTATGAGATGCATGAAATGTGGTCAAAAAGCTTCCTATTTCTATCAAATAGATTTCGATGGTGTAGAGAAAAAGATCTCTTACTGCAAAAAATGTGTAGTCGAAGTTCTGAGAAACAGCGTGCCTCTCAGAAAGATTGCTGGTGTTCCGGACGAGACCCTCAAAAAAGGAAGACATGTTTTTGAAGATGAAATGGCTGTTTTCGTAGAGATTCCTGTCTATGTGATGGAGCAGATGTTTGGAAAATGGCATCCACAGGAAAGGGAAGTCCTTCTGAACGAAAGGAAGATAGCGTTTCTTGAGCGAAAATTGAAGGAAGCCATAAAGAACGAAGACTACAGGAAAGCGAGTCGATTGAAACAGCTGATCACTCAGATAAAGAGAAAGATGGATGTGAAATGAAAGCCCCTCAAGGGGGCTTTCATCTTTCTAGATAATCAAAAAGGGATTTCACATCGAAAAACCCACCTGGCTTTTTGAGAATGATCTTTTCTCCGGGCTCAAGGAACAGGAAGTCGTCTTCTGGCAGTTCCTCTGAGAGGATCTTGATACCGAAAGCAGGCCTTTCTGCTGTTATTTCGATTTCATTCTCTTTTTCAATCACCGAGATCCCCGGATCTGGAACGTCCATCTCTCTCCATTTCTTCAGGATCCTGTAGTTCTTGAAAGATCTGCCTTCTACCCTCACTTCTACAAAGAACACCAGATCATCCGAAGTGGAAACGGTATCCACCAGGGTTACTGAATCTGCTGGTAACGTGACATCGTAGAACTTTTCAAACACCAGATCTCCTGACACTCTGTAGGCTGCAAATCTGACACTGGCTTTTTTAAGCTCTCTGAGATCGCTCACAACAAAAAGACCCACCTTGCCATCGACTTTCTTCACAACCGGAAGCACGTCCGCGAAGAACCTTCTTGCGTAATAGTACAGTGCTTTTGGTCTTTTGAAGTAATCCACGGCAGACCAACTGAAAACAGGCCAGCTGTCGTTCAATTGCCAGAAGAGCGTTCCTGCCGTTTTGTATTTTCTGCTTCTCCAGTGTTCCACACCGAACTTGATCGCCTCTGCCTGATTGAGCTGAGACAGATAAACAAAACTTTCGAAGTCTCTGCAGCGGCCAAAGTTTCCGTAGATGAACCTGATGAGTCTTTCCTGCCCTTCGACCTGCTTGTTGTGTTTCAGCATTACCGGGTGAAATGGATCTCTTTCCTGTGGTTTTGAGAAGAATTCAATCGTCTTCATATGGGGGGCTCCCTGAAAACCGAACTCGCTTATGAACTTTCCGGTGTCTTTTTCGTAATGATCGTAGTTCATCCAGCCGCTCCATACGTTCCAGACGTGCCTGTCACCTTCTTTTTCACTGTTTGCCTTCTCTCCACCGTACGGGCTGGAAGGCCAGTACGGAGTTGCGGGATCTTCCTCTGCACATATTCTGGGAAAGTCGAAAAGGTAGAGTCTGTTTCCCAGATTGATACCGTCCACTTTTCTTGACATGTTACCCCATTCGTCAAATCCCCAGTTGTTCTCGTTGTTACCACACCACAAAACGATGGAAGGATGGTACCTGAGTTTTCTCACGATCTTTCTTGCCTCATCGTTTGCTAACTTTCTGAACCATGGCAGATGATCTGGATATTCCAGACACGCGTACATGAAGTCCTGCCATACCATGATCCCAAGTTCGTCACACAGTTTGTAGAAATCTTCGCTCTCGTAGATCCCGCCACCCCAGACCCTCAGCATGTTCATGTTGGCCTCTTTTGCCATCTTTACGAGTTTCTCGTAATCTTCTGTTTTCAACCATGTGAGGATGTTGTCCGCCGGTATCCAATTTGCTCCCTTTGCGAAGACTTTCTCACCGTTGATCTCGAAGATGAAAGTCTTTCCTTCACCATCTGGTTCCTGTAAAATCCTTACCTTTCTCAAACCGATTTTTTTCTCTTCCCTGTATACTTCTTTTTCCGATTCTTTCAGAATGAAGGTGAAATCGTAGAGGTACGGTTCTCCAACATTCCAAGGGTACCAGAGTTTCACGTTCTTCAGGCTGAAAACACCCTCGAAGAACTTTTCACCGTTTTTCTCCATCACCTGATAACTTCCCATCTTCTCGCCGTTTACAAAAACATCGACTGAAAGATCCCCTTCTCCATAAACGAACCCGTTCACTTTTACCACGGCATCCTTTCCCTTCAGATCAACGAGGTAAGCGGTGGAGTCCTGAAGACGGGCTTTTCTGTACGTTTCAATGTAAACGGGTCTCCAGATACCACTCGTTACAATTCGAGCACCCCAGTCCCATCCGTAGGAGTACTGAGCTTTTCGAATGTAACCCCTGATGCTGTCCTCTGGACCACCCAGCACCCCGTAATTTTGTTCAAGGGTCTTTGGAACTTTCACAGGAGACTTTATGAACACCCTGAGGTGATTCTTCTCTTTCAGCACACCTTTGATGTCGAACCGATACTCCAGGAACATGTCTTCTGTGCTTCCAAGATACACATCGTTCAGGTAAACGTCGGCCAGTGTATCTATTCCTTCGAAGACAAGGTCGACCCTATCTTCGTCTAAGAGATCTTCCCGAAAGTTGAACTCTCTCTCGTAGATCCACTCTCTATCTTCGATTTCTTTAAAAAGATCTTCGTTGGTTCCCACATAGGGATGGGGAAGCAATCCCTCCCTGACCAGATCAGCCTGAACGACTCCCGGGACAAGCCCCACAAGGGAGAATTCCCCCTTCGAATCTCTGATTTGCCATCTTCCGTTGAGATCGATTCGTCTCATAAACCTCCCTCCTTCCTTTTGAATGTATATCACAGAGAAGTTGAAAAAACGAAATGGTAAAATTCAAAAGTGAGGTTAATTTCTCCGGAGGTGATCTGTGAGTGTACAGACCCGACCTGATCAGGAACATCTGTATAATCGCCCACATTGATCATGGAAAGACAACTCTTGTGGACAGAATTCTCGAGATCACAAACACAGTGGATAAAAGGAAGATGAGAGACCAGTACCTGGATATGATGGACATAGAAAGAGAGCGTGGTATCACGATAAAGGCCCAGCCGGTGAAGGTTATGTACACAGCCGAAGACGGGAACACCTACGAGATAAACATAATCGATACACCGGGCCATGTGGATTTCTCTTACGAAGTGGGAAGAAGCATGGCAGCCTGTGAAGGAGCCGTGCTGCTTGTGGATGCAACTCAGGGAGTAGAAGCCCAGACCGTTGCGCACACCTATCTTGCCATAGAGCACGACCTGGAGATAATCCCTGTGATAAACAAGATAGATCTTCCAAACGCAAACATCGAAGAGACAGCCCTTGAGATAAAGGATCTTCTCGGTGTGAAAGACGAAGAAATACTGCTCGTCAGTGCCAAGGAAGGTACGGGTGTTAGAGAACTTCTTGAGGCCATAGTTAAAAGAGTTCCTCCACCTAAAGGGGACATCAACGGAAAACTCAAAGCACTCATATTCGACGCCAAATACGACAACTACAAAGGTGTTATTGTGCACATTCGTCTCTTCGATGGGCAGGTCAAGCCCGGCGATCGCATCATGACCTTTTCAAACAAAAAGGTCTACGAAGTGCAGGAAGTCGGAGTGTTCCTACCAGAGATGACACCAGTGGACGCACTCAGTGCGGGAGAAGTTGGATATGTGATAGCAGGTATAAAAGAAGTGGGAGACGCTCGGGTGGGAGACACCATAACATCCGCCGACGATCCGGTCGAAGAGCCGCTTCCAGGATACAGAGAGATAAAACCCATGGTATTCGCAGGGATGTTTCCAGGACTTCCAGAGTACTATGAGGAACTCAGAAAAGCCCTTGAAAAGTTGAAGCTCAACGATTCTGCCCTGTATTTTGAACCCACCATGTCTCCTGCTCTGGGATTCGGTTTCAGATGTGGTTTTCTCGGACCTCTTCATATGGACGTTGTGAGAGAAAGAATAGAGAGAGAATTCGATCTGGCAGTCATTTTGACGGCTCCGAACGTCAGGTACAAAGTTGTTTTGAGAAACGGAGAAGAACTGGAGATCACCGATCCTTCAAAATTTCCGGAAGAGGGAGAAATACTGGAAGTGTACGAGCCCTACGTTGATCTTTCGATAATAACGCCCACCGATTACATAGGACCACTCATCAACCTCGTTCAGAACGAAAAGAGAGGAGAACTCAGGGCAACAGAGAACGCCGGGAGAAATCGTGTGATACTGAGGTTTGATGCTCCACTTTCTGAGATAATCTACGACTTCTTTGATAAAATGAAGGCAGTGAGCAGAGGCTATGCATCGATGGACTACGAATTCAAAGAGTACAGAAAAAGCGACCTGGTGAAAGTGACGATTCTGGTCAACAAAGAACCTGTCGATGCACTCTCTTTCGTCGTTCATAGATCGAAGGCTTACCCGGTGGCAAAAAAGATGGTGGAAAAACTGAAAGAGTTGATCCCGAGACATCAATTTCAGATACCGATTCAGGCAAAAGCAGGAGGCAGGATAATAGCAAGAGCCGATATAAAAGCGCTCAGAAAGGACGTCCTCGCCAAGTGTTACGGTGGAGATGTGACAAGAAAGATGAAACTCCTGGAAAAACAAAAGGAGGGAAAGAAAAGACTCAGGGAAATAGGGCGTGTTACCATTCCCCAGGAGGCATTCCTGGCCCTTTTGAAGATAGGAGAAGGTGATGAAAAGTGAGATGGTTGCTTCTGATAGCGATCGTTTTTCTTCTCTCTGCCTGCTCGTTTTTTCAAATAGAGGTTCCACCTGATGCCTACTCTGTGGAGACCGCTCTTCAGATACTGGAGAATCAGGAGTACAGACTGGTAGACATCAAAGAGGTGGATCAATACAGGGATGTGGAAATGAAGGGAAAAGTGGCAATCTTCGAGTCGAAAACAGGAGATGTTTTGCTTCTTTATGCGTACAGGGGAGAAGATGCCAAGCAGGTGTGGAAGGCGGTAAAAAAGAAATCGGGGTTTCTCTCGGTGAGAAGCATCCTGGAACTGCCGAACATGGGAAAGTTTTCCACGATACTGGACGGAAAAAGGATCGTCTCTTGGTGGAAAAAAAGATGGTTTTTCACCGTGGAAGGTCGAAATGGGGTTGACAAGTTTGTGAAGCACGTTTTCAGAGTGTACGGGGTGTTGAAAGAATGATCGTGCTTGGTCACAGGGGCTACTCAGCGAAATACCTGGAAAACACTCTGGAAGCGTTCATCAAGGCCATCGAATACGGTGCGGATGGTGTGGAACTCGATGTGAGGCTTTCAAAGGATGGAAAAGTGGTGGTGTCACACGATGAGGATCTGAAAAGGCTATTTGGAAAGAATCTGAAGGTGAAAGATGCCACGCTCGATGAGTTGAAAGAGCTTTCAGATGGAAAGATAACTACTCTGGAAGAGGTGTACGAACACATCTCTGACGACAAGATTGTGAACGTTGAAATAAAAGAACGAGAAGCGGCAAGACCTGCCCTTGAGCTTTCGAAAGGCAGAAAAAACGAGATCTTTTCTTCTTTCGACCTGGACCTTCTGGACGAAGAATTCAAAGGGACAAGATACGGATATCTTATAGACGAGGAAAACTACGGAGACATCCAGAGCTTTGTTGATCGTGTTGAAAGAGAACGCCCTTATTCTCTACACATTCCGTACCAGGCGTTCGAAAGCGAGTTCGTGGTAGAGCTCTGTGATAGATTCAGAGAAAAGGGCATCAGGATCTTCGTCTGGACTCTGAACGATCCCGAGATTTTCCAGAGAATAAAGGCTCATATCGATGGTATCATAACAGACGAAGTGGAACTTTTCTCGAAAATGAGGTGAAAAGCATGGAATACAGAAAATTCGTCGAGACCAGGCGGAAACTGAACGAGAAGGTGCTTTCCAGGGGAACGTTGATCACCAAGCGATTCTTCAACCTGGATACGTCCGTGTACAGACCGGGAAAGCTCGATACGAAAACCAAAGAGTTGATGGGACTTGTTGCATCGATGGTCCTGAGGTGTGATGACTGTATAAGGTACCATCTTGTGAGGTGTGTACAGGAAGGTCTGAGCGACGAAGAGATATTCGAGGCCTTCGATGTAGCCCTTGTAGTGGGAGGATCAATCGTGATCCCACATCTGAGACGGGCGGTGGATTTTCTGGAGGAGCTCAGGGGGATGCAGGAAAATGGCGAGACTATTTCTCTTTGATGGCACAGCCCTGGCCTACAGGGCATATTACGCCCTCGACAGATCCCTTTCCACATCCACAGGAATTCCAACGAACGCCGTCTATGGCGTTGCCAGGATGCTCGTTAAATTCATAAAGGAACACATTATACCCGAAAAGGACTACGCGGCTGTGGCCTTCGACAAGAAGGCAGCGACGTTCAGACACAAACTGCTCGAAGCGTACAAGGCGCAAAGGCCAAAGACGCCGGATCTTCTAGTTCAGCAGCTACCTTACATCAAGCGGCTGATAGAAGCTCTTGGTTTCAAAGTGCTGGAGCTGGAAGGATACGAAGCAGACGATATCATCGCCACGCTTGCAGTCAAGGGCTGCACGTTTTTTGATGAGATTTTCATAATAACCGGTGACAAGGATATGCTTCAACTTGTAAACGAGAAGATAAAGGTCTGGAGAATCGTCAAGGGGATATCGGATCTTGAGCTTTACGATTCGAAAAAGGTGAAAGAAAGATACGGTGTGGAACCACATCAGATACCGGATCTTCTAGCACTGACGGGAGACGAGATAGACAACATTCCCGGTGTAACGGGAATAGGTGAAAAGACCGCTGTACAGCTTCTCGGCAAGTACAGAAATCTTGAAGACATTCTGGAGCATGCCCGTGAACTCCCCCAGAGAGTGAGAAAGGCTCTCTTGAGAGACAGGGAAGTTGCCATCCTCAGTAAAAAACTTGCAACTCTGGTGACGAACGCACCTGTTGAAGTGGACTGGGAAGAGATGAAATACAGAGGATACGACAAGAGAAAACTACTTCCGATATTGAAAGAACTGGA is a genomic window containing:
- a CDS encoding glycoside hydrolase family 2 protein encodes the protein MRRIDLNGRWQIRDSKGEFSLVGLVPGVVQADLVREGLLPHPYVGTNEDLFKEIEDREWIYEREFNFREDLLDEDRVDLVFEGIDTLADVYLNDVYLGSTEDMFLEYRFDIKGVLKEKNHLRVFIKSPVKVPKTLEQNYGVLGGPEDSIRGYIRKAQYSYGWDWGARIVTSGIWRPVYIETYRKARLQDSTAYLVDLKGKDAVVKVNGFVYGEGDLSVDVFVNGEKMGSYQVMEKNGEKFFEGVFSLKNVKLWYPWNVGEPYLYDFTFILKESEKEVYREEKKIGLRKVRILQEPDGEGKTFIFEINGEKVFAKGANWIPADNILTWLKTEDYEKLVKMAKEANMNMLRVWGGGIYESEDFYKLCDELGIMVWQDFMYACLEYPDHLPWFRKLANDEARKIVRKLRYHPSIVLWCGNNENNWGFDEWGNMSRKVDGINLGNRLYLFDFPRICAEEDPATPYWPSSPYGGEKANSEKEGDRHVWNVWSGWMNYDHYEKDTGKFISEFGFQGAPHMKTIEFFSKPQERDPFHPVMLKHNKQVEGQERLIRFIYGNFGRCRDFESFVYLSQLNQAEAIKFGVEHWRSRKYKTAGTLFWQLNDSWPVFSWSAVDYFKRPKALYYYARRFFADVLPVVKKVDGKVGLFVVSDLRELKKASVRFAAYRVSGDLVFEKFYDVTLPADSVTLVDTVSTSDDLVFFVEVRVEGRSFKNYRILKKWREMDVPDPGISVIEKENEIEITAERPAFGIKILSEELPEDDFLFLEPGEKIILKKPGGFFDVKSLFDYLER
- a CDS encoding 50S ribosomal protein L25 produces the protein MVSLEVRLRTPKGKREAKRLRRRGEVPAVVYGPATDPIPVKIKRSLLEKVFHTITETTPIRLVIKDDEERTVSEKTVFLKMIQRDKVSEAIVHVDFYEPVKGHRMRINVPLKVVGKPVGVEKGGFLEVYHEEIPVETDPDRVPQEIEVDVSSLDLGDVIHARDLKLPEGVKCLLEDEEAVVSILVPKEVSIEEEEVEEEVAEPEVIKRKEEEEEE
- a CDS encoding glycerophosphodiester phosphodiesterase family protein; this encodes MIVLGHRGYSAKYLENTLEAFIKAIEYGADGVELDVRLSKDGKVVVSHDEDLKRLFGKNLKVKDATLDELKELSDGKITTLEEVYEHISDDKIVNVEIKEREAARPALELSKGRKNEIFSSFDLDLLDEEFKGTRYGYLIDEENYGDIQSFVDRVERERPYSLHIPYQAFESEFVVELCDRFREKGIRIFVWTLNDPEIFQRIKAHIDGIITDEVELFSKMR
- the glmU gene encoding bifunctional UDP-N-acetylglucosamine diphosphorylase/glucosamine-1-phosphate N-acetyltransferase GlmU; this encodes MKALILAAGKGTRMKSRIPKVLHRLSGKSMIEWVVDTAGKVAQEVGVVLGFEAEKVRKHLPEWVRIFIQEEQLGTAHAVMCARSFLEPDDDVIILYGDVPLISENTLKRMIEEHRKGADVTILVADVEDPSGYGRVVGDGGRYRIIEEVDLPENLKGIKTINTGFYVFSGEFLLEVLPKIKNDNAKGEYYLTDAVNLAENVRVVRTADPLEITGVNTRKTLVWLEDQLRRRKIEELLENGVTILDPNTTYIHYSVEIGMDTIVYPMTFIEGKTRIGEGCEIGPLSRIVDCEVGNNVKIMRSECFKSVIEDDVSVGPFARLREGTVLKKSSKIGNFVEIKKSTIGEGTKAQHLSYIGDAYVGMNVNIGAGTITCNYDGKRKNPTFIEDETFIGSNTSLVAPVRIGKGALIGAGSVITEDVPPYSLGLGRARQIVKEGWVLKRKEE
- a CDS encoding carboxymuconolactone decarboxylase family protein, which translates into the protein MEYRKFVETRRKLNEKVLSRGTLITKRFFNLDTSVYRPGKLDTKTKELMGLVASMVLRCDDCIRYHLVRCVQEGLSDEEIFEAFDVALVVGGSIVIPHLRRAVDFLEELRGMQENGETISL
- a CDS encoding DUF3242 domain-containing protein, which produces MRWLLLIAIVFLLSACSFFQIEVPPDAYSVETALQILENQEYRLVDIKEVDQYRDVEMKGKVAIFESKTGDVLLLYAYRGEDAKQVWKAVKKKSGFLSVRSILELPNMGKFSTILDGKRIVSWWKKRWFFTVEGRNGVDKFVKHVFRVYGVLKE
- a CDS encoding UvrB/UvrC motif-containing protein, which codes for MRCMKCGQKASYFYQIDFDGVEKKISYCKKCVVEVLRNSVPLRKIAGVPDETLKKGRHVFEDEMAVFVEIPVYVMEQMFGKWHPQEREVLLNERKIAFLERKLKEAIKNEDYRKASRLKQLITQIKRKMDVK
- the pth gene encoding aminoacyl-tRNA hydrolase, coding for MVVVGLGNPGPRYAFTRHNVGFLFLDYLKSKGWKSEKFFEWNKTELDGHEIVLVKPLTYMNLSGVAMPYIMRFFRVNVDDIIVVYDDVSLKLGKIRIRKKGSDGGHNGMKSIIQALGTQEIKRIRIGIGEKPEGMNLVDFVLGEFSEEEFKVLQKVFELSRNALVTILNEGIDKAMSVYNSLEVRV
- a CDS encoding ribose-phosphate pyrophosphokinase; the encoded protein is MSFSNEMKVFAGNSNKPLAEKIARYLNLQLGDCEVGRFADGEINVRINETVRGHDIFLIQSTSPPVNENLMELLIMIDAFKRASANTIAVVIPYYGYARQDRKAKGRDPISAKLVANLITVAGATRVLTVDLHAEQIQGFFDIPVDNLWSYPVFAEELQKREEIVPEETVVVSPDVGGVRRARRMAERLKTSLAILDKRRPSDNVAEVVNIIGEVKDKVVILFDDIIDTAHSIVKGAEALKKAGAKKIIACATHGVFSENALERIENSPIDTVYITDTIYHERLPEKVKVISVANLIGEAIMRIRKHLSVSILFR
- the lepA gene encoding translation elongation factor 4, encoding MYRPDLIRNICIIAHIDHGKTTLVDRILEITNTVDKRKMRDQYLDMMDIERERGITIKAQPVKVMYTAEDGNTYEINIIDTPGHVDFSYEVGRSMAACEGAVLLVDATQGVEAQTVAHTYLAIEHDLEIIPVINKIDLPNANIEETALEIKDLLGVKDEEILLVSAKEGTGVRELLEAIVKRVPPPKGDINGKLKALIFDAKYDNYKGVIVHIRLFDGQVKPGDRIMTFSNKKVYEVQEVGVFLPEMTPVDALSAGEVGYVIAGIKEVGDARVGDTITSADDPVEEPLPGYREIKPMVFAGMFPGLPEYYEELRKALEKLKLNDSALYFEPTMSPALGFGFRCGFLGPLHMDVVRERIEREFDLAVILTAPNVRYKVVLRNGEELEITDPSKFPEEGEILEVYEPYVDLSIITPTDYIGPLINLVQNEKRGELRATENAGRNRVILRFDAPLSEIIYDFFDKMKAVSRGYASMDYEFKEYRKSDLVKVTILVNKEPVDALSFVVHRSKAYPVAKKMVEKLKELIPRHQFQIPIQAKAGGRIIARADIKALRKDVLAKCYGGDVTRKMKLLEKQKEGKKRLREIGRVTIPQEAFLALLKIGEGDEK